Genomic DNA from Haloplanus sp. HW8-1:
GGACACCGTTGCCCGACGCGCCGACCTGCTCGCCGAACTGCGCGAGGGACCGCGGCAAAAGCGGGTGCTAGCGTCGACACTGCCCGTCTCCCGGTCGACCGTCGACCGCGGCATCGCCGACCTCGTCGACCTCGGCCTCGTCGCCGTGACCGACGGCCGCGTCCGCTTGACCGTCGCGGGCGACCTCGTGGCGGCGCTCTACCACGATGCCACGGCGAGCGTCGACGAACTGCTATCGCTGGCGCCGTCTCTGGAGGGACTCGACGAGTGTATCCGGCCGCCGCCGAGTTTCTTCGGGGAAACGGAGGTGGTGACCGCCGACGACCGCGCCCACACGCCGGGTGAACGCCTGATCGATGCCTTCCTCGACGCGGACCGCTGTCGGCTCGTCCGGGGCGCCATCAGACCCGCCTTCTCGGCCGACGTACGCGAACGCATGGTCGACGGGTCGCTGACCATCGACGCCACCCTCTGTCCGGACTCCATCGCCTTTCTGCGCTCCTTCCACGGGTCGGACCTGGAGCGAGTTCTCGACCTGGATACCGTCACCGTCCGGGAGTACGCCGAGCCGCTTCACTCGGGACTGTACCTGTTCGATACCGACGGTCAGTCCCGGGTGTGGCTGTCGGTGCACGACGAGGCGACCGACGACGTCCGCGCGCTGTTCGGCTCCGACCGTCCCGAGGCGGTCGACTGGGCGGACCGCACCCTCAGCCGGATCCACGACCGCTCCACGCGCGTCCGGACGTCGTGAGTCGTTCCGTCCCTCGGCGCCCCGTCCACGCGACCACGCCAGCGGCCGCCGACCGTCGCCCCGTACGCAGTCGGTGACTAGCTTTTTGTCGTGGCCCTTGGTAGCAGTACCCGTCGGGATTGAGGCCTCGGCACGAACAAAAAACCCAAACGATGTCTGGCGTATTCAAGAAAATCACGCTGATCGGCCGGAGTCCGGATAGTTTCGACGACGCGGTCGACGACGCGATCGACCGCGCGACCGAGACGCTCGATCGCGTCAAGTGGATCGAGGTTGACGACCTCGGCGTGGAGATCGCGGGCGCCGAGGATCGGGAGTACCAAGCAGAAGTCGAGGTGGCGTTCGAACTCGAGGAGTGAACTGCGCCACGGCCGCGATCCGGGGGAAGTGACGGTTCGTCCTCGCCTCCCCCGTCAGAATAGAATACATTGAAACCGCCCGGGATACTCGAATCTTCCATGACGCTGGTGGTGGTCCCGGTCCGCTATCCGCTTAGTGGACACTCCCGGGCGACGCTCGCGGAGGCGATCAGGGTCGCCGAGGACCGCGACGCCGATCTCACCGTGTTACACGTCGACCTCTATCAGGAGGGACGCGAAGTGACGCGGACGGACCTGAAACGCGCCGTGGAGGCGGAGTTCGGCAACGTCGACCGCGTCCGCTACGTCGTTCGGCGGGGCTTTCTCGTCGAGGAGACCATCCTCGACGAGGTGGCCGCCGAGAACGCCGACGTGGTCGTCATCGGCTCGAAACAGGTCGGCCGATGGCGACGCACCTTCGCTCGCTTCCTCGACGATCCGGACATCGACACGTTCCTGCGGGAGAAACTCGACTGCGACGTGATCACCGTCAGCGCGTAGGCGTCATTCCGTCGGCGACCTGCCGGCCGAAGACTCCGGACCGGCGTCCGTCACGCCGCTCTCCGTCCGCGTCGTCGCTCCGTCCGCGTCCTCGCCGTCGTCCAGCCCCATCTCGGCCCCGTCTTCGAGTGCGACGCGTGCCTGCCCGCTGTTCTCGTCGAACAGGAGGTGCTGGTGGGGGTAGGCGATCTCCACGTCCGCCCCGGCGAGGTGCTCCCAGATGCGTTCGCGGACGGTCGACTCCACTCGCGGGATCTTGTACGGCGTCCGCACCCAGAACCGGAGGACGAGCCGAACCCCGCTGTCGGCGTAGGCGTCGATCAGACAGGTCGGCTTCGCGGGGTAGCGGGCGCTCCCGATGCGGATGTCCGGACCGCCCTCGATCACCTCCTCGACGCCGCGCGCGGATCGCTCCATGAGCCGCCGGGCCTCGTCGAGGTCGCCCTCGTAGGTGACGAGCAGGGGGATCGAGAGCCGGGTCCGCTCGTCCTCGGCGGAGTAGTTGGTGACGTCGCGCTCCCGCATCGACGAGTTCGGGACGACCAGAAACGTGTTTTCGAGGGTGAAGATCTTGGTGTATCTGAGCGTGATGTCGTCGACGAACCCTCGCCGACCGTCCTCCAGTTCGATCATGTCCCCGATCTCGTAGGGGTTGTCCGCGAGGACGAACACGCCGTTGATGATGCTGCCGACGATGGGCGCGAGGACGATACCGAGGACGGCGGAGAAGACGGTCACCGAGAGGACGATGTCACCGATGCCGAGGCCGAGGATGCTCCCCGCGACGAGGGTCGCGACGACGACCGTCGAGACGCGAAGTAGGCCGAGGACGGTCTGGGCGACGCTCTGTCGCTGGAACCGTCGGGCGACCGTGCGCCCGAGCAGTCGCACGAGGAACTTCGAGATGACGGCCCCGGCGACGACGATCAGGCCGGCGACGACCACCCGGACGGCGGTGACACTCCACAGCCACCGGACCCACTCCACCGTCCCGATCGGTGGTGCCGTCCCCGCCAGTCCGATCGCCCCGAGTGTCATGTCAGTTCCTCTCCGCGGCCGAAAAAAAGGGTTTCCACGCGACGGGCGCGGCGATCACAAGCTACTATACCGTCCCTCCCCCAGACGGTATCGATGGATCGACGGACGCGCGAGTATCTCGCGGGCCGCTTCGGCGATTACTACCGGGATGCCGACCCGACGCTTCCCCCCGACCCGGAGACGCGGGAGTGGGGACATATCCCGTGGACGAGCGGTTCGACGACGATGATCCGCCACCGGTCGATCTACGATCTCGGGGACGTGGCCGATTTCCTCCACCGCGAGACGCCTCGCCACGTCTACTTCTCGGCGGCGCGGTACGCCGACCCGGATGCGACCTCGATGGACGAGAAGGGCTGGCAGGGCGCCGACCTCGTTTTCGACCTCGACGCCGACCACCTCCCGGGCGTCGACCCGGAGGCGGCGACCTACGCCGAGATGCTCGCGGCGTGTAAGGACGCGCTGCTGTCCCTCCTCGACCTGTTGGAGGAGGACTTCGGGTTCGAGGACGTGACCGTCGTGTTCTCGGGCGGCCGGGGCTATCACGTCCACGTCCGGGACGAGGGCCTGGCCGGACTCGAGTCGGCTGCCCGGCGCGAGGTGGTCGACTACGTCCGCGCGGTCGACCTCGACGTCGAGGGGCTGGTACGTACCCGCGCCGTCGGCGGGACGACTCGACGCGAACTCCGTACCGAAGGCGGGTGGGGTCGTCGGACCCACCGCCGTCTCCGCGGGTTCGTCGAGGAGTTGCGGACCCTCGACGAGGACGAGGCGATGGATCGACTCACCGCGTTCGACGGCATCGGCGAGGGACGAGCGAGCACCCTGCTCGATGCCTTCGTCGACAACGAGCGCGCGGTGGCACGGGGTAACGTCGAGGTCGGCGGACCGGGCGCACGCACGCTCGTCGAGGCGATCGCCCACGAGACGGTCGAAGCGGAGACGGCACCCATCGACGAACCGGTGACGACGGACACCCACCGCCTGATCCGCCTCCCGGGGAGCCTGCACGGTGGGAGCGGCCTCGTCGTCCGCCGGATCGATCGGGACGCCATCGACGCGTTCGATCCGCTGGTCGACGCCGTCCCCGAGCGGTTCACCAGACGCGACGTTCGGGTCGAGGTGACCGAACCGGGAACGGTCGAACTTGACGGCGACAGGTTTACCTTGGACGCAGGAGTGCAAACGGTACCGGAGTGCGTCGGCGTGTTCCTGATGACGCGCGACCGGGCCCGGAAGGTCAAAGAATGAACGTGGAGGAACTGCGCACGGTCCAGCGCACCGAACGACAGAAAGACAGCCTCCAGCACCTCCGGGACTCGTTCTATCGCGACGTCGCCGAGTACGTCGCCGAGCGCAAGGCCGAACGCCAGCGGGTCGCGGAGGCGGCCGACGATCCCTTCTCCTCGCCGGAGGTCAGCCGGCTGACCGACGAGATCGAGACCGCCGAGGAAGTCGTCGAGAGCATCTACGAGCGTCGGATCGGCAAGATCGTCAAGCGGGCGACCTTCGCGGCCGCGGGCATGGCGACCGAGGACGAGGGACTCACGACCGAGGAGCGCGACCTCTTCGAGGATCTGGTCGCCCGCATCGAGCGGAACCGGGAGACGGTCCTCGATACGCTCGCCGGCGAGGCCGAGGGCGACGCGACCGGCGGGGCGAGCGCCCCCGCCCCCGCCCACGACTCCGCCGCCGATCCCTCACCCGAAGCCTCGTCCGCGGCCGATCCCTCGCCGGAGCCATCACCCCAGCCCCCGGCCGACGCCGAGGCAGATCCGGCCCCGGCGCCCGCCCCCGACGACATCCTGGCGGAGGCGATGGGTGACGAGGGGGGAGCCGACCCGAGCGCCGACGCCACGACTACCGCCGACCGCCCCTCCCGGTCGAGCGAGCCGTCGGCCGACGCGGACCCGGACGCGGACGCACCGACGCCGACCGACTCGCCGACGCCCGATGCACCGACACCCGACGGCGGCGAGACCGGGACCGATCGCACGACCCTCCGCATCACCCGCGACGTGGGCGAGATATTCGGCGTCGACGAGCGTGAGTACGACCTCGCGAGCGAGGACGTCGTGACGCTGCCGACGCCGAACGCCGAACCCCTGCTGGATCGGGACGCCGCCGAGCGTCTCGACGACTGACACGGGCGCCGCTGCATCCTGTCTCGACGAACGCCCCGATCGAACCGGTCTCAGTGATCCGGGCCACAGATACTTGCCCGGCGATTGCCTAGACAACTCATGCCAGACCGTCGGGTCCGGATGACGGGGGCCCTGTTGGTGGCCGCAGTACTCGTCGTTGCCGGGGTTTCGCCGGCACTGGCGACGACCGACGTCTACGCCGGCGGCGGGACCGACGACGCGTCGGCGTCGGCGCCGGTGGCCGCCGTCTCGGCTCCGACGGCGGCCCCACAGCGGACCGGATCGACCCTCCGTGAGCGCATCGTCGCCTCGCGCAACTCCGACCCGGGAAGCGTGACGCTGACGTTCGCGTATCGGGTGCCCGAATCGGTGAGCGGGCTTCGCGTCGGCGTGCCCCTGCTCTCCGTACCGGGCGTCACCGTCGAGAACACCGACGGGTTCGAGCGGACGGCGGCGACGCGGTTGTTGTGGGACACCGAGACGGAGCGACCGACGTTCTCGCTTCGTCTCGCCGTCGGCGACGAGCTGGGGAGCGGCGTCCGTGGCGTCGAACGCGGCGACTGGGCGCTCGTCTCACAGCCCAGCACCCGTGTCCAGGTTCGGACCGACGAGCAGCCGGTCCGAACCACGTCCTTCGGCGTCGCGGCGGACGAACCGGGGTACGCCAGCAGCCACCTCGCGTACCTCGGTCCCCACGACCGACGGAACGTGACCGTCGCCGACGAACGGGCGACGTTCGTCCTCGGGGCCGCGAACGCCGACACCGCGCGGGCTACCGACTTCCTGCGCACCGCCAACGAGCACTTCGACTTCGGCGTCCGGCACGACCGGATCACGGTGTTCGTCCTGCCCGTCAGCGACGAGGGCACCGCGAACGTCGACGCCGCCACCGTCGACACGGCGTTCTGGGTCGGAGAGTCGGGTCTCAGCCTGACGGACACGGGCGCAGTGTTCGCCCACGAGTACGTCCACACGCGACTGAGCACGGTGGGGACCGGCGACGCGACGTGGCTAACCGAGGCAAGTGCGGAGTATTACGGCCACCTGTTCGCCCTCAACGACGGCGTCGGAGACTACGAGTCCTTCCGGGCGGAACTCCGGGCCAACGAGTACGCCCCCGAACGGCAGTCGGCGACCCTGACCGACCCGGAGACCTGGCGAGGGACCACCGCCCACTACGACAAGGGTGCGCACGTCCTCGCCGCACTGGACGCGGAGATCAGGCGCCGCACCGACGGCGAACGGACGCTCCGTGACGTGTTCGCAGGGCGCACGGAATCCTTCACCGACTACCGGGCCTTCCGGGAAGCGGTGATCGAGGTGGCAGGCGACGAGTCGCTTGGCCCGTGGCTGGATCGGTACGTCACCACCGACGCTCTGCCGCCGCTGCCCGAGAACCCGCGGTACTACGTGGCCGATCCGGACCTCGACCCGGACGGCGACGGAACCCCGAGCGGCAGGGAGGTAGACAACGGCCGCCATCCGTTCGTCGCGGGCGCAGGGTCTGACGACGTCGTCGCGACCGAGACGGAGTCGACGGCGACGGCCGGGAGCGAAACTGGAACCGAGAACGAACGCGAAACCGGAACGACCCGCACGGTGACGGAGGGTTCGGGGTCCGGGTTCGGTGCGGGTGCGAGTGCCGTCGCTCTGACGCTCGTCGCGGCACTCGGCGCTTTGCGTCGACGGCGAGGGTGATCAGACCCGTCGCAGCCCCTCGCCGAGACCGGTCGCCTCGCCACACTCCGGACATTCGTAGGTCCAGCCGTCCTTCGTGGCGCGACCCTCCGGAAACTCGGCGTCGCACTTTCGGCAGACGAGGAGATCTCGGCGGGAGGAGACGTGCATCTGCGGCATAGTCCGAGCATCGACAGCATCCACTATGAACGTGTCGTTTCGGTTCCATACACGACGGGTTCGGACCGACTGTGGCGTCTCCGGGGGACGTTCCGTCGAGTTCGGTTTGTCGGGTGCTCGGGACGTGACCGTGATGGACTCGTGGTCCGGCCTCAGTCGTCGGCGCTCAGAATCCCTCGGTGGGTCATCCGCGCGGGGTCGAGCACCTCGTCGGCCTCCGTCGCCGTGAGATAGCCCTTTTCGATCGCCACCTCGCGGACGGTCTTGTCCTCTTTCAGCGCCGTCTTGGCGACGTCGGAGGCCTTGTCGTAGCCGATGGCGGGGTTGAGCGCCGTCGCGAGCGCCATCGACCGCTCGACCGCGTCGGCACAGTGTTTCTCGTTGGCCGCCAGTTTCGCCACGAACTTCTCGGCGAACGTCTCGGCGGCGTTCGCGAGGAGCGAGGTCGACTGCAGGAAGTTGTACGCGATCACGGGTTTGTAGAGGTTGAGGTCGATCTGGCCGCCCGCGGCACCGGCGGAGACGGCGGCATCGTTGCCCACGACCTGCGTGTGGACCTGGTTGACCGCCTCCGCGACGACCGGGTTGATCTTTCCCGGCATGATCGACGATCCCGGCTGGTTCTCGGGCTGTTCGATCTCGCCGAGGCCGTTACGGGGGCCCGAGGCCAGTAGTCGGAGGTCGTTCGCGATCTTGTTCAGCGACCCCGCGACCGTCCGGAGGGCGCCGTGGGCCTCGCCCATCGCGTCGTGGGCGGCTTGGGCCTCGAAGTGGTCGTCGGCCTCGCGGAAGTCGATGCCCGTCTCCTCGGCGATGTACGCGGCCGCCCGTTCGGGGAACTCTGGGTGGGTGTTCAGGCCGGTCCCCGTAGCCGTCCCGCCGAGTGCGAGTTCGGCGAGGCGCGGAGCGACCGACTCACAGCGCTCGATCCCCTTCTCGACCTGCGTACGGTAGCCGCCGAACTCCTGTCCGAGGCGGACGGGCGTGGCGTCCTGCAGGTGGGTCCGCCCGGTCTTGACGACGCCGTCGAACTCGTCGGCCTTGGCGTCGAGTTCGGCCGCCAGCGTCTCCAGTGCGGGTATCAGATCTTTCTCGACTGCCTCCAGTGCGGCGACGTGCATCGCGGTGGGAATGACGTCGTTCGAGGACTGGCCGAAGTTGACGTGGTCGTTGGGATGGACGATCCGATCGCCGACCTCGCTGCCCATCAGTTCCGCCGCACGATTGGCGATCACTTCGTTCGCGTTCATGTTCGAGGAGGTACCGGAGCCGGTCTGGAAGACGTCGACCGGGAACTGATCGTCGTGGCCGCCGGCGATCACCTCGTCGGCCGCGGCGACGATGGCGTCGGCGACGTCCGCCTCGACGAGGTCGAGGTCGCGGTTGGCCCGCGCGGCCGACTTCTTGACCACGCCGAGCGCGCGGACGAACCGGCGGCCGAACCGACAGTCGCTGATGGGGAAGTTCTCGACGGCACGCTGTGTCTGTGCGCCCCAGTACGCGTCCTCGGGGACGCGAATCTCGCCGAGACTGTCCCGTTCGACGCGGAATCCGTCCTCGCTGGAATCCTCGCTCATGCGCGAGCGAACGGGAGCCCCCTCGTAAAAGCTACCGTTACGCGTCCGGGCCGTGTTCCTCGTACGCCTCGGGGGTGTACGTCTTCATCTCCACGGCGTGGATATCGGTCGTCATGTGCCCCTCGAGCGCGTCGTAGACCAGTTGGTGTTGCTGGACTAGGGGTAATCCCTCGAAGGCGGGCGAGACGACCACGGCGGCGAAGTGGGCGTCCTCGTGGTCCTCGTCGGGGACACGCGGTTTGGTGACCGTCGCGTCCGCGTCCTCGATTCCCTCCTCGATGAGTCGTTCGACGTCAGCAGTCTCCATACCCTATGGGGGTGGTCGTCGCACAAAAACTGCGGGGTCATCGTCCGGCAGATCATCCGTGACGCCCGATCCAGGCTCCCGGCGACGTCGCCCCGCGTCGAACGTATCGAAAATATCGGCAATAGATATAATACTCAAAACACCGAAATCAGATATTCGGTCGTAGCAGGCAGAAACGTGGCTACCGAAACGATGTTTCGACATCCACGGATCCGTGGCTCAGAGACGGCCTCTACCAATATTCGTTTCTTTGGACCGACGTCGTGGGGGCGCGGCGCCGATTCCGAAGTCCTCGACTCCGAATGGACGGTCTCTGAGCGGTAGAAAACAGGTTTCGACCGATTTCGTGGCTCGTTTTCGACTACTTATCCGCGGTCGAATCGCCGTAGCGTCGATCCTGGGGTGTCGCTGGCTTCGGATCACTCTCGGATAACTAGATATTCAATAAATAATTCACTTCGGCGGCTGACGATCGACCTCGGGCCCGCCGTCACCACGTCCTACTACCCGGGCGAGAAATTACACTCATACCTCTGTAACACCGTCTCGCGACCCCTCGATTCGTGCGTTTCGCCGTCCGACCATACGCTCCGATCGGTGACCTCGTGGCTTTTTCATCATGCGGGCCGTTGTGCCGCCCCAATGGCCGAGTCACGCGACGATCGGGACCGAGACGAGACGCGGAGCAAGGTCGGTCGGGTCATACAGAAGTACGACCTTGGCGAGTTGGGTGCGGAACTCGAACGTCGGTGGCTCGCTGACGACGACGAGCGACTGAGCCTTCGTGACCTCGCCGATCTGTTGAATCGGCGTGTCCTCCAGGCCGCACTCGTCGCTGCGGGGAGAACGTCGACCGATCGCGACGTCGCTCACCTCTACGAGACGCTGCAGGGGGACGTGAGCGCGGGCGAACGGATACGGAAAGAGCGGGAACTGGAACGGGACGGCGTCGACGTCGAGGCCCTGACGTCGGATTTCGTCACCCATCAGGCGGTCCACACGTATCTGAAGAAGTACCGGAACGCGGAGTACGACCGTGAACCACAGGATCCGACGAAACGGAGCGTAGAGACGCTCCAGCGACTGCGCAGTCGGACGACGGCCGTCACGGACCGTACCGTCGCACAACTGGCGAAAAAGGACGAGATCACGGCCCAGGAGTACGAAACCTTCGTCGAGATGCGGATTCGCTGTGCGGAGTGTGGATCCGAATACGACGCCGTGGCGTTCATCGAGCGCGGTGGTTGTGACTGTGATTGAGGTAGGAGCGGTGTTCGGCGGGAACCGTCCGGCCGTCCGCCGATACCCGCCGACTGGACTATGGACGCCGCGACCGTCGTACGACCCACCGGCGTCGCCCGATGCCACCGGGAGGTGAGTGAGAAATATTAAGTCTTGTCTCTCCCATCGCGTTCGTATGGCTTCCTCGAACGTGCAGGTCCCCGACACTGTCCTCCGGGTCACCGTCGACAACATCGGCGGAATCGATCACACGGCGGTGGAGCTCGCCCCCGGCGTAAACGTTCTGACCGGAAGGAACGCGACCAATCGAACCTCGTTCCTGCAGGCGCTTATGGCCGTCGTCGGCAGCGAGGACGTCTCGCTCAAGGGGGACGCCGAGGAAGGTTCCGTCGAACTCGATCGGGACGACGAAGCGTTCACCCGGACGCTCTCGCGGACGCCCCGTGGGGTACAGTTTCAGGGCGATCCGCTCCTGGACGATCCGACGCTCGCGGATCTCTTTGCCTTTCTGCTGGAGGACAACGAGGCCCGCCGCGCGGTCGCCCGGGCCGACGACCTGCGGGAGGTGATCATGCGACCGATCGACACCGAAGCGGTCAAATCCGAGATCGAGCGAGTCGAATCGGAGAAACGACGCGTCGACGAGGAGATCGACCGGATCGAGGAGCTACGCCGGGAGCTTCCAGCGCTCGAAGAGCGCCGAACGAAGCTTCGGACCCGAATCGAGGACACGGAGGCGGAACTCGAAGCCAAGCGTGCCAAACTCGACGCCGCCGACACGGACGTCTCGGACTCTCCGGACGGGGAGTCGGATCTCGAGGACGTGATGGCCGATCTCCGGGCGGCGCGCTCGGAGCTCAACGATATCGACTTCAAACTCGACACGGCACGCGAGAGCCTCGAGGGTCTCGAGGACGAACGGACGGACGTCGAGCGTGAACTCGACTCCCTTCCCGACGACGTCCCGGGTGATCTGGACGAACTCGAGGCCGAACTCGAACAGCTCCGTGACCGCAAGCAGTCACTCGACGCCACCGTCAGCCAACTCCAGCGTATCATCGAGTTCAACGAGGAGATGCTCGACGGGACGAACCGGGAGCTCAAGGACGCCCTCACCCCGGGCACGGCCGACTCACCCTCGGAACAGCTGCTCGCCGACACCGCGGTCTGTTGGACTTGCGGTAGCGAGGTCGAGGCCGACGCTATCCAGGGGACGATCGACCGACTCCGCGAGCTTCGGCGGGAGAAGGGGACCGAGCGCTCCGAGGTCGCGGACGAAATCGAGGAACGCAAATCCGAGAAACGAGACATCGAGAACGAACGTCAGGAGCGATCGCAACTCGAGCGGCGACTCCAGCGCCTCGACTCCGAAATCGACAATCAGGAGTCCACCATCGAGTCGCTCGAACGACAGCGCGAGGAGACGATGGAGACGATCGATGCCCTGGAGGACCGCGCCGAGACACTGGAGGATCGGGAGCAAAGCGAGGTACTGTCGCTCCACAAGTCGATCAACGAACTGGAGTTCGAACGCGACCGCCTCGAGGACGAACTGGCGTCCGTCGAGGAGGAACGCGAGGACCTCGAAGACCGTATCGCCGAGAAGGACGAACTCGAATCCGAACGCGAGGAGATCAAGCGACGACTCACCGAACTTCGAACCCGCATCGAGACGCTGGAGACGGAGTCCATCGAACGGTTCAACGAGCACATGGAAACCCTCCTCGATGTCCTCCAGTACGAGAACCTCGAGCGCATCTGGATCGAGCGGACCGAAAGGACCGTTCGTGACGGCCGCCGCAAGGTACAGCGTGGCTCGTTCGACCTCCACGTCGTCCGGTCGACGGACGACGGCACCACCTACGAGGACACCGTCGACCACCTCAGCGAGAGCGAACGCGAAGTGACAGGCCTCGTGTTCGCCCTCGCGGGCTACCTCGTTCACGACGTCCACGAGGTCGTCCCGTTCGTGTTACTCGATTCGCTCGAGGCCATCGACTCCGAGCGCATCGCTCATCTCGTCTCGTATTTCGAGGAGTACGTCTCCTACCTGGTCGTTGCCCTACTGCCGGAAGACGCACGGGCACTCGACGACGAGTACCGCCGGATCACGGAGATCTAGCGCGGCGACGGACGCTCCACCGTCACTGGGCCGCCGGTGGCTTCGACGGCCTCTCTTCTGTCGCCCCGTGGTGGAGGCATCCGGACACGTCTCGGCTGTCGACGGTGGACCGAAGGCCTCCGGGGTCTCGTCGTCGCCGACCGGAACGCGGAACAGTCGTGGTGGAGCGTTGCCCTCGTCTCCAAAACTATCAACGACGAATAGTGCCTTGTACACAGATACATCATCACTGCGACTGATCACTACCGAGGAACGTGAACGATCGTGATCGGAGTGGTGGAACGCCGAATGTATGCCGGAATCTCCGCCAAATCCGGGTTCAGGGCCGAAACGTCGGTCGTATCTCTGGTTCGATCCCTACCGTTCGAACGGTCGTTCGCATCGCCACTCGATCTCGTGGTTCGACCGTGTCTACGAATCGATATCACGCGTGTAAGGCTTCTTTGGGCCCGAATTCGGGAAAAATACACCACAGTTCGGGCGCCCACGGTCGCCGTACCCCTGCGTCCGTGCGGCGACGACGTACGTATCCGCTGACCGGTACTCTAATAGACGTACTCGGGTTCGTACATGTTTATCCGGCGGCCCGTGGGCCGCCACACGCCGGATCCGGGAGATGGGCTGATCCGGAGTGCCGGGTCGGCGTCGGCCGCGTCTCCTTACTGCTGGTATCGCCGCTCGTCGTTCCCGTCGACGCCGGTGGTCGCTCTCTCGCCCGCCTGTGCGTACGCGTCGTCCAGTCCACCGTACAGATACTCGTCGTATGT
This window encodes:
- a CDS encoding helix-turn-helix transcriptional regulator, which encodes MSDDHSEIWDTVARRADLLAELREGPRQKRVLASTLPVSRSTVDRGIADLVDLGLVAVTDGRVRLTVAGDLVAALYHDATASVDELLSLAPSLEGLDECIRPPPSFFGETEVVTADDRAHTPGERLIDAFLDADRCRLVRGAIRPAFSADVRERMVDGSLTIDATLCPDSIAFLRSFHGSDLERVLDLDTVTVREYAEPLHSGLYLFDTDGQSRVWLSVHDEATDDVRALFGSDRPEAVDWADRTLSRIHDRSTRVRTS
- a CDS encoding dodecin produces the protein MSGVFKKITLIGRSPDSFDDAVDDAIDRATETLDRVKWIEVDDLGVEIAGAEDREYQAEVEVAFELEE
- a CDS encoding universal stress protein; translated protein: MTLVVVPVRYPLSGHSRATLAEAIRVAEDRDADLTVLHVDLYQEGREVTRTDLKRAVEAEFGNVDRVRYVVRRGFLVEETILDEVAAENADVVVIGSKQVGRWRRTFARFLDDPDIDTFLREKLDCDVITVSA
- a CDS encoding mechanosensitive ion channel family protein, whose product is MTLGAIGLAGTAPPIGTVEWVRWLWSVTAVRVVVAGLIVVAGAVISKFLVRLLGRTVARRFQRQSVAQTVLGLLRVSTVVVATLVAGSILGLGIGDIVLSVTVFSAVLGIVLAPIVGSIINGVFVLADNPYEIGDMIELEDGRRGFVDDITLRYTKIFTLENTFLVVPNSSMRERDVTNYSAEDERTRLSIPLLVTYEGDLDEARRLMERSARGVEEVIEGGPDIRIGSARYPAKPTCLIDAYADSGVRLVLRFWVRTPYKIPRVESTVRERIWEHLAGADVEIAYPHQHLLFDENSGQARVALEDGAEMGLDDGEDADGATTRTESGVTDAGPESSAGRSPTE
- the priS gene encoding DNA primase small subunit PriS, with the translated sequence MDRRTREYLAGRFGDYYRDADPTLPPDPETREWGHIPWTSGSTTMIRHRSIYDLGDVADFLHRETPRHVYFSAARYADPDATSMDEKGWQGADLVFDLDADHLPGVDPEAATYAEMLAACKDALLSLLDLLEEDFGFEDVTVVFSGGRGYHVHVRDEGLAGLESAARREVVDYVRAVDLDVEGLVRTRAVGGTTRRELRTEGGWGRRTHRRLRGFVEELRTLDEDEAMDRLTAFDGIGEGRASTLLDAFVDNERAVARGNVEVGGPGARTLVEAIAHETVEAETAPIDEPVTTDTHRLIRLPGSLHGGSGLVVRRIDRDAIDAFDPLVDAVPERFTRRDVRVEVTEPGTVELDGDRFTLDAGVQTVPECVGVFLMTRDRARKVKE
- a CDS encoding HVO_2901 family zinc finger protein, which produces MPQMHVSSRRDLLVCRKCDAEFPEGRATKDGWTYECPECGEATGLGEGLRRV
- a CDS encoding class II fumarate hydratase, which gives rise to MSEDSSEDGFRVERDSLGEIRVPEDAYWGAQTQRAVENFPISDCRFGRRFVRALGVVKKSAARANRDLDLVEADVADAIVAAADEVIAGGHDDQFPVDVFQTGSGTSSNMNANEVIANRAAELMGSEVGDRIVHPNDHVNFGQSSNDVIPTAMHVAALEAVEKDLIPALETLAAELDAKADEFDGVVKTGRTHLQDATPVRLGQEFGGYRTQVEKGIERCESVAPRLAELALGGTATGTGLNTHPEFPERAAAYIAEETGIDFREADDHFEAQAAHDAMGEAHGALRTVAGSLNKIANDLRLLASGPRNGLGEIEQPENQPGSSIMPGKINPVVAEAVNQVHTQVVGNDAAVSAGAAGGQIDLNLYKPVIAYNFLQSTSLLANAAETFAEKFVAKLAANEKHCADAVERSMALATALNPAIGYDKASDVAKTALKEDKTVREVAIEKGYLTATEADEVLDPARMTHRGILSADD
- a CDS encoding BolA family protein, whose amino-acid sequence is METADVERLIEEGIEDADATVTKPRVPDEDHEDAHFAAVVVSPAFEGLPLVQQHQLVYDALEGHMTTDIHAVEMKTYTPEAYEEHGPDA
- the rdfA gene encoding rod-determining factor RdfA codes for the protein MAESRDDRDRDETRSKVGRVIQKYDLGELGAELERRWLADDDERLSLRDLADLLNRRVLQAALVAAGRTSTDRDVAHLYETLQGDVSAGERIRKERELERDGVDVEALTSDFVTHQAVHTYLKKYRNAEYDREPQDPTKRSVETLQRLRSRTTAVTDRTVAQLAKKDEITAQEYETFVEMRIRCAECGSEYDAVAFIERGGCDCD
- a CDS encoding archaea-specific SMC-related protein encodes the protein MASSNVQVPDTVLRVTVDNIGGIDHTAVELAPGVNVLTGRNATNRTSFLQALMAVVGSEDVSLKGDAEEGSVELDRDDEAFTRTLSRTPRGVQFQGDPLLDDPTLADLFAFLLEDNEARRAVARADDLREVIMRPIDTEAVKSEIERVESEKRRVDEEIDRIEELRRELPALEERRTKLRTRIEDTEAELEAKRAKLDAADTDVSDSPDGESDLEDVMADLRAARSELNDIDFKLDTARESLEGLEDERTDVERELDSLPDDVPGDLDELEAELEQLRDRKQSLDATVSQLQRIIEFNEEMLDGTNRELKDALTPGTADSPSEQLLADTAVCWTCGSEVEADAIQGTIDRLRELRREKGTERSEVADEIEERKSEKRDIENERQERSQLERRLQRLDSEIDNQESTIESLERQREETMETIDALEDRAETLEDREQSEVLSLHKSINELEFERDRLEDELASVEEEREDLEDRIAEKDELESEREEIKRRLTELRTRIETLETESIERFNEHMETLLDVLQYENLERIWIERTERTVRDGRRKVQRGSFDLHVVRSTDDGTTYEDTVDHLSESEREVTGLVFALAGYLVHDVHEVVPFVLLDSLEAIDSERIAHLVSYFEEYVSYLVVALLPEDARALDDEYRRITEI